The following nucleotide sequence is from Columba livia isolate bColLiv1 breed racing homer chromosome 13, bColLiv1.pat.W.v2, whole genome shotgun sequence.
TCCATGGCAGAAGTTCTGTGTCGGGGGGAATTATCCAGCAGACACATTGCTCTTTCTTCACACCATTCCACTTATTTAGTTCACTGCCCCCCATAATAGAAGGAGACTGACCTCTGCTTTCTGGTGGATAGGGACAAAGTGACCTACTTTGCTGACAAAACTCTGCTAGTACATTGTACGGAAAAGAATTCTCCCAAGAAATTTGGCTTATATTAGCAAAACAGTGGGGGATTTTGgcactgtttatttttatgccttttgAATTATGTAATTCTTTCTCTTAGCCAAATAGCACCTCCTCACATTCCTCATGTCCACTGCCATGCCAACAAAAATTGGTTAATTTTGGGTCAGTTAATCCTTCAGAGATGGGAAGTCACAGCATTACCACAAGGAAAGGTTCAGTAAAATCTCTCCGATGAGCCACTTTCCGGGTACTTGTCCTCGCCAGACAGCCTGTACTTATGGACCTTCTAAGCCAAATATAGGGTGAGGGTCTGTGACACAATCAGCTACTCACATACATCCCATAGGAACCTGAGGAGAATCCAAGGCAGCTGTGCCTGGGATGCTGGACACAGCGAGGGGGGGGAATTATTTTTGCCCATTGTTTTGGTCTTTCACCAGGTGCTGCTGTGGAGACAGAGCAGCGTGATGGCCACACTTTCCTTCTGCCTCAATGCCAAGTCACCCGAGTCTGACACAGACCCCAGACACGCTTTCTTCTTCACCACTTCGTTACTGATCCAGACACGACCCTCTAAGAAGGTGTTACCTTTGATCCATTTTAACTGTCCCGCAGTATGGTATGTTGTGGGAAGATTAGTCCCTAAGTCTCTTAATTAATTACTCTTGATTCTCTTGCTTCTGGTATaactagaaaaaataataattgtcaAATAACAAATAATCCACATATTTTGAGTTTAATGCCTAGCTGTTAATAGctacttaaaatattaaatttccACCCTAGATGCTCCTATTGTTCTCTGGTTTTTGCAGGCCATCTTTTCCGTAACAATGCACAGCAATGTTTTTCAGGTTCAGTGCGCTTTCAAGTATCTGATTCTTTTATGTGTCTGGGTGGTAAGTTAATACAGTTATTCCTCATCTATAGACAGTGTCATTGTGGTGCATGTAGTGTCTGTACCTTGAGTACAGAAAGGATTCAATGGACTACGTTCAACAGAGGATAATGACCCATGCCCGCATGACATGTGAATTATAATATTTATGAGGATGAATTTACTAGATTATTAAAATAAGTTTATAGGAGAGATAATAGAGTGGAGGGAAATTACAGAAGCAGGTAAATTGAGACTTTTCAGCTCTTAGGAAGCTTTTACAGGAGTGTTAGGGCCAAGACAAGCTTAATATTTGTATAGGTGGGTTGGATCCCTGAAAGAATTAGCTGTAATATCGTAGTGTCACCAAGCTGGTATTTGCAGTGTACCAGGCTGTAAAACTGCGGTAACGCCCGATTTATACAAACCTCTGACAGGCAACAGGGAAGCACATGCTGAACACTGGCTGTCTGTTAACCATGTGTCTCACAGCTCGATAATCAGAATTAAATGCTAGCATTAGATTAGCCAGATGTTCTCCTCAACAGCACCCCTCTGTGGTTCCTTCCATTCTGTATATAGCGCACACAGTACGAATTTCCTACCCTGGTCAGAGCTGTACCTAAAGATCACCCCAAACAAGAATGTGCCTTTAACGCAAGTCATAGAACTCTATCAGCTACAAAAGGGAAACGAAGCATATTCTCCCATCTCTGATGGTTGTCACTTGCATGTTTTCCTCCTACCCAAGCTGGCTGTAAACCTTTCCCCTGCGTCCTCCCGTCCCAATCCCATCGTCCTCAGAAGTGGCAAGTGCTGTCTGACCAGGAGGGAAAAACCACATTCCGTGCCTGAAGATGCATCCTTTAGATTGCATCGGCTGAGAAGGTATTTCTCTCCTCGAAAGGAAGTAGTTTCCACATGAGCGAGCGATGCCTCTGAGTCTGCACATTCTTCAGTGCTTTATTCATTGTATTTTCCCATCCTGACTTTTCACATGAAATGGGCTACATTCAAAACAAGCAAATCATAAATGATTTTCTGttacatatttctttccaaaaacCTTAAGAAGCTTAGGCACGCCTCATATCTGTAGAGTAAATATAATGTTTTCCAGCATAAATGTTAATGCCCCTTTTAAACATGACAGATATTTGATTTAAATTTTTTCTGTTAACGTAAAGTTATTTCAGGCAAGCAGGTAATTTCCAGTTCTTACTCTTTCAAAAGTTTGTGTCCAGGAAAAGGAGCTGAGACCTTTGCTCTTTAAAGAAGATGTACCTTGTGTTCATTGTATGTACTCCCGAACTGCAAGTTCTTTCAGCGTAAAAACCCGCACGGGgtctttttttgccttccattcttccagtttttcttgcagagacagaaaatcCTTGCCCAGTTCATACGCCAAAGCGATCATTGTTTCTAGCAGTGGAATGTAATACCTGTGGCTGGTGTGCACCTGAAGGCGGGACAGAGCTTTTTCTCCATATTCAAAGGCACTCGCGTGGTTCTCCAGGTCCTTGTGACACACCACGATGGCACAGAGGGTCGGGACGATGGACACAGGGTTGCCTCTCGTCAGCCTTTCCTGCAGCCCAATGACTTCGGAGAGGATCTCCAAAGCCCTGGTGTACTGGCCACCCCGCAGGCAGCCGTATGCCTCCCGAAGCTCCGGCCTTGTTAAAAAGTCAATAAATTTTTTTGATCTCCGGATATACTTCATCGAATAGAGAAGCCTCAGGTAGTCCTTGAAGGCTAACTTTCTCTCattgattatttcttctgtgaagttccctgtgagggtttttttgggaaAGGTCACGTCTTCCATTTCTTCACTGAACTCCTCCAGCAGATTCCTGTGCAGTTTCTCAAAATCGGAATAGCGCCGTTCAATTATGGACTTGTTGCTGTCAAAACTCCCTGTTTGCAAGACGATGATTTTATACATCTAAAcacaataaaggaaaaaaataagcatgagATGGACCATTCTAGCCCCAGCACAATCAGATTTTGTCTGTTATTGCTTTGAAGAAAGACTTTGTGCTTGTATATTCCACCAGCCCAAACCTTCCTGCACCAATTTTATGTCTTTAATCTTGTGTATTCCTATGGTTTATATCAGTGCTTCTAAATCAGTTGCACCTATGGTGGTGCAACCATCAAATTAATAATTCCGACCTCCTGTTGTTTTGTACTTTTGCCACCAGACTTAGCATGGAGATAAATTGTAGATAAACATGGCACGAACAGATCCCATCATGCAAGGTGCTGGGAGTGGTGAACTAGCAGCAGGCTGGAGCACATAAAATCACTTACAAAGCATTTCTGTAGCTGTACTTTGTTTGTAACAGCCGTGGCTAGGGCAATCAATCATCTTCAGTGAACTGAATAGATTTCCCAGACTTAATATTGCATGTAATCTATTTTTCATTGGTCGTAGTACTCAGAAATGTTGTCTGTATCAGACCTTTCCAGGAATTTGGGGGTGTTATTGATGCTGTGAAAGAGGAGGGAGTATTTGGCAGTAATAACTGGTGTGCACAAAAATAAGGTGGAGCAACTCCAAagcctttttccccctctaaaTCACTGTCCTGTTATTCAAACTTACTTGGCATATAAATAATCCaaaaaaagtgacatttgtACAAAAATCTGTTTGCTATCCAAAATCCTTCACTAACAGCCAACAGCAATGCTGTCCCACATGAACAGCACTCGGGGTTTGTCTTCCTCAGCTCTTCACTAGCCACAGAATCACCACTAGAAATGTGATATTAGACAAATAGCCGCAAAATAAAATAGTGCATTATGTGTTGTACAAATAGATTCTCTTCTGGTCTCGATCCAAGCACAAGGATGTTGAGGAAGGGCCAAATCCCTGATGGGCATAAACCAGTGGAGCTCCACTGGGGCCAGCTCAGTTGTGTCACCGGACACCAGCTGAGGGCACAGGCTGTTGACCTTGCTGCCTTTCAAACAATGGCCACATTTCACATTCAACTTCACCCCATTCCCACTGAATTGTGCAGGAACTGGAGCAGTTTTACTCATACCAGTCGTCTTCTTCGCTGCTGTTGAAAGGTGCCAACCACCAGTAGCACTAGTGTCTGTCTGATCCTCTCCCTTGTTTTTCCTTAAAGAGAAATTCTCTCTTGTAATCTTCATAAATGATCTTTACAGGTGCTCCTTGAAAGGTTTCTAAATTTGAGCTGACTTCTCTGATCTCCTTTCATTTGTAAGCTTGGGACATTTTCCTATACTTTGTCCTGCTCCCCGCTGCAAAGTGTATATGTGCCTCATCCAAAACAATCATAAGAGCAATTTTTTAAGCTATCATTTTATCAAGGGCAGCTAagtgaataatttaaaagtgctcaggttttgtttttttaaaaaaattcatgttttgtgcatgaaaaagggaagaaatgtcATTTAATTAGACTTAACTTTGTTATAATGTAAATCTCTTTGCCTAGGCATGTAATTTATGACTAAGTTTAACTACTTACATGTACACTAAATGATAGTCTTCTTCTCATACAGTTATACTAAAGTAATTTTTAACTATTCAACAAGCCAAATACTGTTGAGCAAGAATGGCAGCAGCTAAGTAGGTGTGTATAGTGTACAACAAGCTCTTCGGACAGTGTCCAGAACATTTATCTGCTTCAAATTCTGCCAAGTTGTGTCACCCAGTGTCAGCAACACTCGTAtgattctttgcatttttcatctACAGATCTCAGAGGTGGTTGCAAACAAGGAAAACTTCCCTGTCTGAATTTGCCAGGGGTACAGAGACGTGCTGTAGATCAGTCCTCCTGAAGGGCAGGAGaatcagaaacaaaaactgtgtcagtgctgtgagtaAAGACACAAAAATCAGACTCATTCTGTTCTTGCCCCTCATACTCATGTTTCACCTTAAAAATATGACAGGAATATGCCATCTAATGGAGCTCTGGGTAGGGAAGGGAGCGATCCCAAGCGATGTAGCGGGGGGATGTCTGAGACTTTGTCAACATCAAAGAACGTCACACTTGTGCTAACACACGTCTCTGCTGTGGAGGTTACACAACAGCGGGCTGGCTCATGGGAACTGTAACCATATTGATGTTTTTATACTTGTGTGAATTTCCTTCGTGTTGACAACCCTCTGGGTGTTAAGGACGCTCGAGCTGCTAATGCAGTTGATACCACTTTCCCACTGCTGCAGATTTTGTGAACTGACTGTCAGAGGCTTTTTTTAGGGGCGGATTTCACCAGCTATGCCCATACAATCAGTGAGAACAGGTTCTACTCGGAATGATCACGGCTTCCAAACCTTGGCTCTCGATAAAGCTTTCATGTACTGAGCCATGCTGTGCGCTCTGCAGACCCCCGCAgagtgaagaaaaattaatgatcTTCTTACATATTAATTTCTTAGCTTACCACATATTTAGATAAGTGATGCTCTACGATTCTGGTTGATGGGATTTCAAAAAGGAGTCTGACTTGTCTGCACTGGCGTTTTTCATTCCTCCAATATTCCTGAAGCTCCTTCGTGGTCATCGAAGAGTTGGGACTTTGGGATACATTGGAATCTAAAACCAATATATTCAGTATTTCAGATTACAGCCTTtgcatttggaaagaaaactctCATGCATTTATTGTGAAAGGAAAGCCTAGAATTTCTGTTGCTGTAACAGCAAGACGTAAAGACTAACAAAAGAAGTGATTTCACTGCTAGTTAAGACAGGTCCAGATCCTTTGAGGAAAGCTATGGTGGTCTGAACATTTGAAAGACACCAAACTGGCTGCAAAATATAAAGTTATAGAAACAACACTGACAAGAAATATTGTATGTCTGGGTTGTAACCTCATGCACAGCCTAAGCAGCCCTTAGAAACACCAACTCCATCTTCTGAACGAGATGTTTCTCCAGGCTGCTTTATTGCTAAAAGGAGAACACAGCTGCAAATTCAAATATATATTCAAATACTGACCCTATTCAAATATTGGGTTTGTGTGGTAACAggtgaaagctgagaaaacACGAATATCCTAACCTTAAAGGAGAAAACTGCATAACCAGCTCAGCCAAAGGAGGAATTCTCacacctctttttcttttggagcTGAACTGATGCCACAGTTCAGctacaaatattttatacacCTGCCTCTCCCCCCCATAATTACACACAcgcaaacatatatatatatatatgtgtgtgtgtgtgtgtgtaaaaaaaagTAGGACAGCTGGTTGAAGACTTTGCTTACAGGGGAATTTGCTGCAGCTTTTCAAAAGGGCgatttctgtctttgaaatcTGACAACAGTTTTCATGAGGCACATAGGCTGGCaaagtggattaaaaaaatggaatatttgtatttcagtgGGCACACTGGTCCCAATTTCCAATCAACAACAGCTCTGTCAGTGCATTCTGTCTGCAAAGTATCTAACATTAGGCCAATGGAGGTGGAAGGCCACAAATGAATAGGAAGATAACAGCTTGATGCAGGAACAGAATTGTAGAGACACCACAGTACTGCCTCAGTGGCCCCGCTTTTATGAGTTCTTAATCATTTGGCCATACAGTTTCAATTATCAAGCCCCTTGGGGTTTGGCTCCCTCTCTCCACAGCATATATTTCCTTAGAGAGGTGGCATTTATGACATCTTTGCATGCTGAAAATCTTGATGAGATtatatgtattttgtattatatatAACGTTTGATTTTATAACAGATGACAGCAATCTTAGGCATAGTAAAAGTTCAGTGCTGCCCCTTCATAAGGCGTGTGAGAGGATATTGCTGGAGATCAGCTTCAGTCTCGCTGTTCTTGCTGAGACTGCCGAGAAGTTCAGATGTTGTGATGTGCAGAAAGTGAAGCCCCGAGACAGGCCCTGTGGCGATCACTGTTTGTCCCCGACTGTCATTTAAACCTGGAATACGTTTTAAGCACAAGGGATTTGAAAGGAAAgctctgtatgtgtgtgtacatacacaACGGGATGTGCAGCTGTTTCACTATTGCTGCATTATTACTACAGGTTTAATCAAGGCTTATTTTCAGTGGAGCATAGCAGTGTAAATCTGGACTACTCCTGCAATAACTAAAGCAAAGTTTTTGATAGAAAAGATCAATGGCAGAAATAGCCACATGAATAACGAAATGATAGCACCAACCTCGCAGGTCTTctttttctgggttttcttttctcacttGACATGCAGTTTCAGCTTTGGGTTGATTTTGTTCTTCATCAGATGGACTTGTGGTCGAAAATGTAGAAATTCTGCCTGCAGCTTCCAGCGGTTCCCTTTCTGCTGAGCAGTGCGAGTCTTGGTCCATTCCGAGCTCTCGCTGAAAGGTTACCAAACAGTATGACATTTCCTAGTAGCTTTAGAGCATCTAGTCTGGTCATATTTTTTATTGGCTTActcatttttctctgtgaatTTGTATGAGGGTACCCATAGTTTCATAAAAGCTAAGGTAATAAATAGGAATACCTACGTAGCTACCAGCAAAGGACCGTTCCTTTTACCATTGCCACTGGAAGTGGATATCTTTTTGGCAGATTAAAATCAAACCTGAAAACCACAAGACATTATGTCAAATAAGATTAGGTGGGGAACTCCATTCTTATCTATGAGAATTTTGTCACAAACTTCAGTGGGGgcattttttcctccatgtaTTTTGCCCTCAAACTTACAAGTATGAGTTCAAATGAACTAAAAATCTTGGTGATAATTACGATAACTAGCAGCCTGGCTCTCCTATACCGCTACAATTTACTGTTCTCAACACTCCCAAACTTGCCATCTGTTTTTAATCGCAACCTGCAGGGCGATATCTAAAATAGTAtaatacttgtttcttattcCATAGTTTCAAGTTCTCTCCAGAGAATTGTCTCTGTACTTTGAGAACAAAACAACTGAATGTGACAATAGCCAGGTGGAAGGAGAACTGAGTTTTCTAATTATTATACAGAAGCATTCTCCCTTTACTTGTCCTCTTAACCTCCATACTGTGTTTGTAGTAGCTCTGTATGCCTGTTCTGCTAGGACTATTTTACCATATACTGATAAAACGCCCAACACAATATACTCCTATTCAATCTGCCAGAAACGTTTCCCTGCTACAAATGCAACAATAATGCCCAAGCAGTGGTTATTAAGC
It contains:
- the SNX20 gene encoding sorting nexin-20, whose product is MDQDSHCSAEREPLEAAGRISTFSTTSPSDEEQNQPKAETACQVRKENPEKEDLRDSNVSQSPNSSMTTKELQEYWRNEKRQCRQVRLLFEIPSTRIVEHHLSKYVMYKIIVLQTGSFDSNKSIIERRYSDFEKLHRNLLEEFSEEMEDVTFPKKTLTGNFTEEIINERKLAFKDYLRLLYSMKYIRRSKKFIDFLTRPELREAYGCLRGGQYTRALEILSEVIGLQERLTRGNPVSIVPTLCAIVVCHKDLENHASAFEYGEKALSRLQVHTSHRYYIPLLETMIALAYELGKDFLSLQEKLEEWKAKKDPVRVFTLKELAVREYIQ